A single region of the Gossypium arboreum isolate Shixiya-1 chromosome 12, ASM2569848v2, whole genome shotgun sequence genome encodes:
- the LOC108476946 gene encoding zinc finger protein CONSTANS-LIKE 13, whose translation MTDQRRSNQKQGRLCDYCNQSKALLYCRADSAKLCFSCDREVHSANQLFSKHSRSQLCDACDGSPASIFCETEQSVFCSNCDWESHKFSSSSLHNRRPIEGFTGCPSVNELVSIVGIEDLGEKKGGDDCGYDDGWLDLLSWENPVISSFDDLLVSSDSDHGFKPTDVLPLPKNRNANCGQHKEEVLHQLRELAKSEPILSFDNTGDLQTGTVHTSCTNDTAPIPFPAYESSALRFFGDNVEMTDQVFVPFSELRGHPEECAVVPDKHLGSSRTIPVSDSLGNQQHQIDTGTVSALPKVAVHELNSQERDSAISRYKEKRKTRRFDKHIRYESRKVRAESRTRIKGRFAKVEH comes from the exons ATGACTGATCAGAGGAGAAGTAACCAAAAACAGGGGAGACTCTGTGATTATTGCAACCAATCCAAAGCTCTTTTATATTGCAGAGCTGACTCCGCCAAGCTATGTTTTTCTTGTGACAGGGAAGTTCACTCGGCTAACCAACTATTCTCTAAGCACTCTCGGTCACAGCTCTGTGACGCTTGTGATGGTTCCCCTGCTTCCATCTTTTGCGAAACAGAGCAATCGGTGTTTTGCTCCAACTGTGATTGGGAAAGCCACAAGTTTTCGTCGTCTTCGTTGCATAATAGGAGGCCAATAGAAGGGTTTACTGGGTGTCCTTCGGTGAATGAGTTGGTGAGTATTGTTGGGATTGAGGATTTGGGTGAAAAGAAAGGTGGTGATGATTGTGGATATGATGATGGGTGGTTGGATTTGTTGAGCTGGGAAAATCCGGTGATTTCTAGCTTTGATGATTTGCTTGTTTCGAGTGATTCTGATCATGGGTTTAAGCCAACTGATGTTCTTCCTTTGCCCAAG AATCGTAATGCTAATTGTGGACAACATAAAGAGGAAGTACTTCATCAACTACGTGAACTAGCAAAATCTGAACCTATCCTCAGCTTTGATAATACTGGTGATTTGCAGACAGGAACTGTGCATACAAGTTGCACAAATGATACAGCTCCAATTCCATTTCCTGCTTATGAG TCAAGCGCACTACGGTTCTTCGGCGACAACGTTGAGATGACCGACCAAGTTTTTGTGCCTTTCTCGGAATTAAGAGGTCATCCTGAGGAATGTGCTGTGGTTCCTGATAAACATCTAGGTTCAAGTAGGACTATACCTGTGAGTGATAGTCTTGGGAACCAACAACATCAAATTGATACTGGAACCGTGTCAGCACTTCCAAAGGTCGCTGTCCACGAGTTAAATAGCCAGGAGAGAGACTCTGCGATCTCGCGCTACAAGGAGAAAAGGAAAACAAGGAG ATTCGATAAGCACATCAGGTACGAATCAAGAAAGGTTAGAGCCGAAAGCAGGACGAGAATTAAAGGACGTTTTGCGAAGGTGGAGCATTGA
- the LOC108477067 gene encoding membrane-anchored ubiquitin-fold protein 3-like, with product MAEGKELIELKFRIYDGTDIAHSTYASSMTVATLKQKIVAEWPQDKTVIPKSINDLKLIHAGRVLENNKSLADSRITFGDLPVGVITMHVVVQPTTIAKNKTEKSKEDMQKLNSCRCVIL from the exons ATGGCTGAGGGCAAGGAGCTTATTGAGCTTAAGTTCCGCATTTATGATGGGACAGATATTGCACATAGTACTTACGCATCATCTATGACTGTTGCAACCCTTAAACAAAAGATTGTTGCTGAGTGGCCACAAG ACAAAACTGTCATACCAAAGTCAATAAATGATTTGAAGCTCATACATGCTGGTAGAGTTCTGGAAAACAACAAATCACTCGCTGATTCCAGGATAACCTTTGGTGACCTTCCTGTTGGTGTTATCACCATGCACGTGGTGGTGCAGCCCACTACTATAGCAAAAAATAAAACAG AAAAGAGCAAGGAGGATATGCAGAAGCTGAATTCATGCCGGTGTGTTATCCTTTAA
- the LOC108478976 gene encoding monothiol glutaredoxin-S9-like, whose amino-acid sequence MEKVTSLASEKGLVLFSKSSCCMCYAVKILFQELGVTPMVHEIDQDPEGWEMEKALKRLGCNGPVPAIFIGGKLVGSTNEVMSLHLSGGLLPMLKPYQTLC is encoded by the coding sequence ATGGAAAAGGTGACAAGTTTGGCCTCAGAGAAAGGGTTAGTGCTATTCAGCAAGAGCTCATGTTGCATGTGTTATGCAGTCAAAATCCTATTCCAAGAGCTTGGGGTAACCCCTATGGTTCATGAGATAGATCAAGACCCTGAAGGCTGGGAAATGGAGAAAGCACTCAAGAGGTTAGGGTGTAATGGTCCTGTTCCAGCCATCTTCATTGGTGGGAAGCTAGTGGGTTCCACCAATGAAGTTATGTCCCTCCACCTAAGTGGAGGGCTCTTACCTATGCTGAAACCTTATCAGACTTTGtgttaa
- the LOC108477653 gene encoding protein MAIN-LIKE 2-like, whose amino-acid sequence MGRSKVLEPSVVCHRLLGRSPRDGEQNFTCLTLAWLRANFKQLSSTATEQEVMYTARAYIMQLIGGILLPNNTSNRVHLKYLPLLEDFSRAGSYSLGSAVLAALYYELCHETKHGVSNMAGCLGLLQSWALYGMPFLAAITHQPYLWPLINRWATSPGIGASETLIIYRQMIEAYAGEKFLWMPYSALNIATLIPQRVHAEARMWCINMPVLNFSTVEWYNSDRVMQQFGCN is encoded by the exons ATGGGTCGAAGCAAAGTGTTAGAACCTTCTGTAGTATGCCACAGACTGCTTGGACGGTCCCCTCGTGATGGGGAACAAAATTTCACATGCTTGACATTAGCATGGTTGAGAGCAAATTTTAAGCAGTTATCGAGCACTGCCACTGAGCAGGAGGTGATGTATACTGCTCGAGCCTATATTATGCAGCTGATTGGGGGGATACTTCTGCCGAACAACACATCTAATAGAGTCCACTTAAAGTACTTGCCTCTATTGGAGGATTTTTCTCGTGCCGGTAGTTACAGCTTGGGATCTGCAGTGTTGGCTGCATTATACTATGAGCTCTGTCATGAAACAAAACATGGGGTTAGTAATATGGCTGGTTGTCTGGGTCTACTGCAGTCTTGGGCTCTATATGGGATGCCGTTTCTAGCGGCTATTACGCACCAACCATATTTGTGGCCACTTATAAATAG ATGGGCGACATCTCCGGGAATTGGTGCGAGCGAGACATTAATCATTTACCGTCAAATGATAGAGGCGTACGCCGGAGAGaaa TTCTTGTGGATGCCGTATTCTGCATTAAACATTGCAACCCTTATTCCTCAGAGGGTTCACGCTGAAGCTCGTATGTGGTGCATTAACATGCCGGTGCTCAACTTCTCAACCGTTGAGTGGTACAACAGTGATCGAGTTATGCAACAATTTGGGTGTAACTAA